ctgaacaagcttaaaagcgacgagtaatggacttcgacaacaatctgtctcccgtcgagccgtcttttaccaagtgtgctgttacgtagaacactgaagattcgtagggcagcgataagagtgaattcaaagactagaccaggtggattggatggaatttcaagcgttaaaatcgctgaaaaggtaaaattattttcggagcgatgcaattgcgtggcttaaacagattttcctttgatttcacataattgtgttttcaataagtctagatcttgtgataaaattgattaaaaagacaaacgcaactagattcattttgacaacgtttcgacatcgtccgatgtcatcgtcaggcaatgaattttaatcggatgaagcataacttatagtacaagaacaatagaacaacagaataatatatacaatagtacgctaacaataaatgtgaaatctaagtaaatagttttgccctgacagagtatgactgcacattaagtgatggttttaattctttaatgtagaacatctcatgaattaagcaatcaaatttcgatgcgcatttctttaagacactaaaattgtgttttccctcaaaattgtgttttccctcaaaatattcgcttgttttcgctttcgctcgaacatatttacttttattacatgtccagtgaatacttttatcctctgggatgaattttccgtcgaaaaatcggttatctgggtggtttttggcaaacagaggttaattattcgtagtgcgatcgcttccgttgccgttcgcaacgggtcgcaaatttgacagttttatcgcattatcacattacgcattgatcgttaatccgattattcctaaaaatctaaaaatattcgtgcctcatcagttttcggtcgaatttatgtccaagaaagcagataaattgcaaaaaaaaatttagttttgcatccaaacattcgtaatcaacgctaaaatgaccaaattttgcctggaaaacatattttacttttatttttcttaaattttttcgttcaactttcgctgttataaaatgtttcagttgtctgtaaataagttatacgctgttggaaatatgtttttttcattaccttttgctttgtttttgctagccggtaatcggcccgtgggcattacgggagaataatgacctacaattcagtcacaattagccaatcagagcgcgcgttatatcggctacaaacacaagccatataataaatggtcttagtataaacacacaggtgataatacaaaatcgcgcgctctcattggctcgctatctcggattatcagccgataatcacctcgacggacaaaatggctgtcagtagttgttttgccactgtaagtgaagatgattttcgcgttgaaatgtttttttttttttttctcttttttgaaataatcacctgtgtatttatactaaaacaattattcgcctcacgctcagtgattatcggtgaatattcacctggacttcgtctcggtgaaaattcaccgataatcacttcgccttcggcgaataattgttaattaatgacgccccaacttgaaaaaatttgcctTTAACGCTGctcgtaccacaggcaacccagtgtaccctcacggagggtctagtctaGGTTAAAACGTACTTAAATTCGAGCtttatgaaattaaaatttcactGGAATGTATGATGAGATTTTCTTTAATAACTCGGAATTCGTGGTAAAACTCAAGCGTTGAAATGTCGACTACAGTTCATTATTAAAGGCACAAATCCAGGTGGCTTATTATTAGCGAAAACTAGTCAGAAATTAATTGGCGTGCGACGCAAATATCTCTGGTAAAATTGATCGTTCATGATGTCCACTCGTGTATGTGctatgtacaataaaatgagaATTTAGCAACGTGCTAACGTAAAAGGTGAAAAGACAGGCTGTCGCTTGTCATAAAGCATAAAAATTTTCTCATTTTAACTggtctctctcttttgagaaCTTACTTGCCATCAGCAGTCAACAGGCAAGAAAATAGCTTATATCatagaagtgtttttttttttccatttctagCAAAACACAAATTTATCACATTTATTTGTACGTGATATGAATTGTGAACAAAGTGCGATCATCGATATTATTTATGATTCAAAAGGTTGCGAATAAAAACAAGAATTTGATTGATACATCGACATTTCTGGATCCGTTTCCATTTTAATTTGGCCTTTACACTATCGAGCACCCCCACCAAGATATTTATCTATCAGTGGGGTACATTATTTTTCAAAAGTCTTTGTAAATGTCGGTGGTCATCTCATGAAGCGCCGATCGTAATCCCCCCCTTCAGCCCTCGTTACTGGTCCTGTTGCGTAAACGTTTCTAGTATAACTTTCGCGTAACGAGGCGGGCTCAAATCGACGGCCACATTATGTGACCTGTCATCTTGACACATGTAGGAGGGAAAGCATTTAAGTTGTTCTCCCCTTTTACGTTTGTCATCCCCTTTCCTTTTTCCCTCGACCAAATCCTCAATTTTGTCTATTTTCCTTTGCAGATTGCACGCGAAAATCCTTCAAAAATTCAGGGTAGTCTGGATTTTAAATGATTGCATGTGGTTTCTGCCTAACCGTGACTGTTGGTGAATGACCAGTACGAGATTGCGCAAGTTCTGTTCGGCGTCTTTTTATTATTCGGCGATCTTATCGAATCTTCTTGGATGATCAGCTGCATATGCTTTGAAATAGCAATAAGCACTTTTTTACGCCCATCAGGGCGTAATCCGCTTGATTAGCAGTTTAAGAACATTATCATATTCATTTGGCAAAGGACTTTGACACCTTTGGACAACTGGTCGTTTCAACCTGACCACAGTTATGATCCATTGTGAAAGTCAACGTTTCGTAATATCGTAGACTCGTCGGCACTTCCCGTCTGTCCTTGCTGCAGCCTTTATGGGGTCATCGAGCCACAGAGTGATATCATTGGGTATCTATATTTAATCATTATACCGGCAAACAATCTTCAAAACCCATCGTCATTGCAAAAGAAAGTTACCCAACATGTTCAACACGACCGCTGGGAACTCTAGCCATCCATACCTTTGCGCAGAACTGAGTTGCATTCTAACCAAAGGAGAGAGGAATGTCATCATTGTATCGCTCTTTGCAGTGGCATTTGTTTCTCTGTCAGGAAACATTCCCATTTTGATTGTTACTCTCTTCTCTTCGAAGAGGAGAAATTCCTCGAACCTCGCGACTATCAACCTTGTAATATCAGATATTCTGATGACAGTGTTTTGCGTGCCATTTGTTACGATGGATCTTTACATGTTCGGTTTTTGGGTTTTTGGTCCTGCCATGTGCTTTTTAGTCACATTTGTGCAGAATACCGCCATCCAGTCGGCTTTGTTGAATCTTTTGGCCATAACTTGCGAGAAATTCTTGGCGGTTCGCTTTCCATTCCATGTACGTCTAAGAAAACGAATGGTTTGCCGCTTTATGCCCGTCGCGTGGATCTTAGCCATTGCAGAATCAATTTTCCACCTTAGTTACAGGAAGCATACGAAATACGAGAATGATTTCCACTGTGCAGACAATTTCCCTGACTTTCAGGCATTTCAAAAAAAGCTAATTGTCAAGACAGTCACGTTTTTCTGTCCCTTAGCTGTAATTATAGTTCTTCACTCCATCACCGTCTGTTCCCTTCTCAAAGGAACCAACCGCACTTTTCAGTTGCGGGGAAGTGAAAGAGACGCGTTTAAAAACATCccaagaaaacaaaggaaacaaagaaaggcAACAAAAATTATCCTGGTGACGCTTATCTCCATAGTTGTTTGTTGGGGACCATTCTACGTTTTCAATGCACTGCTCGTCTGGTACCACTTTTCGCTACGAAGCAGCTATATTGTATACGCAGTTTGCGCGTGGCTGTTATATTCACACTGTTTCGTGTTTCCACTTATTTACTGTTTCTTTACACAAAAGGGAAGAGAGACAGTTGCAATTTGCTTCCTTTGTCTCCGAACCTGCCGAATGCCAGGCTATGGATCCAGAGGATTCGGGCGACAACCCAGCTTACGAAGATGCTCCGCCCCAGCTGTCGGCGAAAGTCGTTTGTAAAGTGTGCGATGCGTTAGCAAAGGCGATAAGAACTCGCCATCTTAGAGTTAATATAGTGGATATTACaaggccgcttggggatacgaattttatcttctcgtgctgaaagtatctctcactcgttcgcgaCACTTTCAGCACTAGAAGATAAacttcgtatccccaagcggccatgtaatgttctgtttattacatagatattgatgaaatgtctagatttagaacaacttgttttactcattttttaaatgatgaaaaagtgatCACCAaacgctaaaacacgcatgttgtgtaacatgaaacaagatatgaaagttatgaaaaacaaatcatgataatgtaaaattttgcaataaaaataataatgtagtagagaagaactatattaagagcttctgcctgagagagcggggcagacttggaaatgaaggtcggccgatttcgcttaaaattgggacacaaagtacttatgtcgacttatgtaatatgccaaagtttcagcttcaacgactttttttagccgagttctggatatcacaggctgattttcagtgcaattttggccacttttatatctctcttttagcaacaggaaattaatttcaggcaaaaacaaaaccatctttgtaaagccctatcctcaggcttttatgggtgagaacattagctcatagcaatttttcgctagcctgtggctgttatcacaacttggtcatatttgaagcatatgggaagcaaccggaaatggcctgtttttcagaccaaatattttccatgcccatgttttacatcttgaggtcttagtatccctgcaaagttcagcccttagtttagtaatatcaagaaaaaaatactaaggttgaggcatTTTACTAacaaaaaaacttacgagaaaatggctaaccaggccacttctggttaaagtttcaacaaagcgtgtctgcaaaaatcagccatttaatttcgattatctttttttcttccaagttatggttaaaagagactctgaagttaattgtcaccgaaaagacttgccgttaataagaaatttttatgtgattgttttaggaccgatcagatagtggtccgacagcggttataaattttttggaagaagtcttgaaaattacggacaatagagccgctgcgaaaactctttatttacctaacaacacatctcttgccggtaaatcacaatgcaaaattgcatctttttcgtccaaactgcaatgttaagtttatctcctttgttcaactcgttcaacgtatcacgtctgtggcccgtagtaataaagcgctaattaaatcaggataaaagcaagctttgtagttccattcagtagtactataacccacctgtttgggcttttaatattttctgaagaaaaaagaacttatcggtctctttaaatgcaaccacaacatctgtcgtgaaACTACTTGAGAATTGTTTTgaacttgtatgagaacctcaatgacatgatttgtttactgaatatttattcatacccagtgccccagtgtaaatggctcacatatgttgtaaatgattgataaggacgtccaacacggtccgtttccgccgccaatccgctaaattgctagaagattactcacgggcactctttccctttctctatcagtattctccttttgttgctttctcaaacagcacagatccatggtggcatccatactgcatatatatccaaagataggacaggggtggagtgggttatccttccggcaaagactactgttttggcaacttgggaaataaaatatttcagctttcttggagcCCTTAAGAACTTGGGGGTTTTTTATGGCAGCCGTAGctgtagatcacatgaaaaagtaagtTTTTATGGACTCATACTGAATTGCTGACCCTTAACTCTGGTTTCGGCAATAAGAAGCAACCTAGGCGGTAATCGCCCTGGAGGGTCATTATGCATGCTGTAGGTGATAAGGTAAGTCGTCACAAGGCCTAGTGCCCGCTCGTACCTGCTGGAGCTTAAATTGGTTACTGCTCTTCTTTCCTGGACaggataataatcactggtgcccatttatacatctgggtggagagaggcactgttaaagaaaattgccttcccaAGACGACATGTCAACGCCCTAGTAACCAGGACCGTCCGATCCAGAATCTAGCCCGCTAACGCCCTATGCCAGTTTCTTTTTGTGTAGAATCTGAATGTAATGTGAACTTTAATCTGTCCTAAATCAACAAAATGCATCGGGGAGGAAATAAATGgccagcactttcaaaagaaagtggacaccttgccggttgctttgtttatttgcgaGAAAAGAAACTAACTGCGATCTATTattcttttgaaagtgctggccatttatttcttctttttcatgtgatctacagCTACGGGTGCCACAAAAAACCCCCACGCCCTTAAGGgctccaagaaagctgaaatattttatttcccaagttgtcaaaacagtagtctttgccggaaggataacccactccacccctgtcctatctttggatatatatgcggtatggatgccaccatggatctgtgctgtttgagaaagcaacaaaaggaaaatactgatagagaaagggaaagagtgcccgTGAGTAATCTTCTAGCAATTTAGCGGATTGGCGGCGAAAATGGACCGTGCTGGACGtccttatcaatcatttacaacatacgtgagccatttacactgggcccatcttctcgtaagtttttttgtTAGTAAAatgcctcaaccttagtatttttttcttgatattactaaactaagggctgaactttgcagggatactaagacctcaagatgtaaaacatgggcatggaaaatatttggtctgaaaaacaggccatttccggttgcttcccatatgcttcaaatatgaccaagttgtgataacagccacaggctagcgaaaaattgctatgagctaatgttctcacccataaaagcctgaggatagggctttacaaagatggttttttttgcctgaaattaatttcctgttgctaaaagagagttataaaagtggccaaaattgcactgaaaatcagcctctggggacccctgaggggctgatatccagaactcagctgaaaaaaagtcgttgaagctgaaactttagcatattacataagtcgacataagtactttgtgtaccaattttaagcgaaatcggccgaccttcatttccaagtctgccccgctctctcaggcagaagctcttaaagcACAAaggtatcttacaatgaagacgaagctgGATAATTCGAGATGCAGGACTGCAATGTACAAATTgcctaattattttgtccttgttGCCGTGGTTGTCGACGCCAACTAATGTGAGCCCTGCTTGCATCCGGTCTTGACGACCACACCTCCCGTGAGAGACACAATATTTGCAGTTTGTATTATTCAGTTTCGTTCATCAATTAGAAGTCGAATCCCTGACATGTAACTGAATGTTTTTGAGACTATCGTCGGAGAATTTGAGATAAACTTGTAATATGCAAATTGCCAGTGTGAAATAATAATTGCCGTTTGTTAGTCCTGTGTCCGTTTCTCAGTTGTGTTTGAGGAAACGTTGTTGGCAAATTACATATGTAATTCTGTTTTTCACGTCACAACACTTACTTCACGATGCTCTCCGCCacgttcttttttttagttttcattgCACGGTTTTGATTCTGACGGATTTCATTGGAGtattgaaaaatgaaatttagtTGAAGTTGCATTTTACATCAAGTAGTTAAGCACGCTCAAGTATAGGTAAGTAAACTATGTTAGCGTGAAGTCATTGAATAACGTTCACAATCCATGTTTCGCACGGCCATCTGTCATGTTCTTTGATCATTAAAGTTGGAAATAATCCCCTGGCTGGGAAAAGCCGGGGAACCATAAAAATTGCTGGGAAAATCGATATAGAATCCGTTTTCTGGCTGGGAAAACGATGATGAACATGAATCCTGGCTGGCATCTTCTCAGTAGTACATTCATAGCTTGCTGGCCGTGAAGAACGCATATTTTTTTCCCACGGAAGTTAAATATTAATCAAAAACGTCTTCTCGGCCACTAAGCAAGCGTTTTGGTTACTAACAGGTCAATTCTGAAAATTgtgtcgttgggtactcctgcagctacaaccacctacaaccactcacaaagaatcgaataccatcttaaacaagccataattgtataaaataagcaagacgacaatatgtggttaccatttagccaaaaacaTCCGGATGGCATGATCGTGGCATAAAGGTAGCGATTATCCGAATTTGTTAAAAACCAACCGGATGTGAATAGCGCTTTACCCTGCATTCCATCCTGTAAACCGCGCTAAAatcgtgagaaagggcctggaaacgagTTTCCCGAATTCCGGGAAATGTGCGCCGGCACTCTATTTCTATTTCCCGGAATTTAGGAAATTCGTGACGATCGTTCCGTTTCCATGCGCTTTTTCACGATTTTAGCACCCTTTACAGCATGGAATACAGGGTAAAGCGCTATTCACATCCGGTTGGCTTTTAACAAATTCGGAAATTTGCTTACTTTTATGCCACGATCATGCCTTCcggatttttttggctaaatggtaaccaCATATTGTAGTCTCgcttattttatacaattatggcttgtttaagatggtattcgattctttgtgagtggttgtagatgtttttgaggtggttgtagatggttgcaGATTTTTTATGAGGTGGTTGTACgtggttttaggtcgttccatgttttagtaactacgctTTAatttcactattatcgctgccctgcgaatcttcagtgttctacataacagcacacttggtaaaagacgacTCGACGgacgacagattgttgtcgatgttgtcgcctgtcttgttcagtatccaattgatttgccattattgagcttcataagggtatattttgttcaaagatccactaaaacgccattcgcgctacatgactttcgacgccattgccggtcaagttaatcgttataatgtgtccaccagagaaatgtacgcatttcccactaccctctcgatcctacgaaaatacgcgcagcagggctctatgcacaaagacaccacttagcaggggagtgacaggcaagacttttaccgacacggaaaaaaaggaaaaaaaaaagaaaaacacccaaCAAACGCCACcctttttccgactgggattgccatactggcaacccagtaaaaaaagtGAGTCAGAGAACGAGTACGCTCTGACCGAGGGTGAAATCTTACACAGTAGGAGTTTGCGATCACTTCCGAGTAACTGAAAAGAGTCCGGCAGATCAGCGATGTCGAATCGGGAGGTGTCGTATCCCATTGCCTGCACTTTCATTTTAGTGCCATGGGGGGTGATCAAACCACCCCGATTGCAAGGACCTCTTCCTGCTGCCGTAGGACTTGAAAGGAATGATAAATTTCTTGGGTAATTTGGTCTATCTCCAAATAGATGTAACTGGGGACCAACTGCTTCAACAGAGTAAACAGCAGCATAATACTTGCCGCTCTCAGAACTCCTCTCTAGCATTTCTGCAGCGTACGACTTTTGGCACGTACTTTTGGCATGCATGCAGGTTGACCTTTTCTGGAGGGCATTGAAGGAAAACAAGATGAATATTCCTTGTTTGAAAAACGTGCTAGTTTAGCCGGAGACAATTCGATTAATTTTCGAAACATTCGCAACCGAAaaaggccatatttgattggctattGAGAACCGGTTTTATTTCCAGCGATTTTCAAATTCTAATCTCAACATCgtgatttcttctttatttttatCTATACGAGGTTGAAGATGATCTAGAAATGAACCTTTTTTACAACTTGCCAGTTCTGTAAcgcttttgttttttaaaatacagcattttaaaTATCTCTCGTTATTTTTGATTCTCTGCAGTTTAAATGTTTCAAGTGCACTGTCTTGCAAGtgaagtaagcgctttcatggcAAGGTCACGCACGCTCAGTTATTCAACTGGAATCACAGTTTTCTATTTCCGCTTTTGGATTattcatagttaatcgagggactggttatgaaaccttagaactttcaaaagcgagaacaatgttgttgcaatcgatgttgaattgaccgtaaccctgcacaatcttttgttttcgcttcgcacgggttcacaaattagttgcgcataatttaatcgaatgatttgattggttatcttctcgaaaaaaggtgtgttttgtgcagggtcaaggccaaaaatacggacaaaaacatgaaacaaaggaacttgtccagtttcataacaatttccatgcattaactatggatTATTCCACAGCCTCCCGAGCACTTTAcgctggacaagggtaacggaggctctgggaacgagattgtacTCGCGGCACGAAGCATCTACGATACGCCTGCGCAAACCTGGCATTCATGTCACCAGAGCCTCCGATCTTATAAGTGCccacaaaagagaagagctctggtaTCGAGAACAAAAAAGTTACCGCCAGCGCAAATACGACGAAAGTGAGTTTTGCTCGTGCGGCCTACGGCCTGGGCACGAGCGGTAAAattttctttgcaactgttTTACTCGCAAATGTAAACTTTGAGACTGGTCTGGtaaagaaatgcattaagatgTAAAATGTACCTTGAGATATTAAGGTTTTAAGATTAATTACTTACGGAGAAATTGAACCACAGAAGCCCTGAAAGTTAttctcttgtttgtttgttttttttcttttcagtgacAGTAACAACTACACTATCAAGTAAGCTCGTCAATCATTAACACGCACTTcctgttgtttgttttgttatacTCTGCTGCTtgttaataaaatgaaaattacacTTTTGGTTTGTTACTGTTTTACTCACAGATAGAGCGTTAAGACTGACGGTTGGAGGAACTCGAAGAAGTGAAGGACGAGTGGAAATATATTACAATGGAGCCTGGGGAACAGTTTGTGATGATATCTGGGATATAAACGATGCTCATGTTGTTTGTCGCGAACTTGGATTCTCCTCTGCTATCTCTGCTCCACATAGCGCTCGTTTTGGGAAGGGCAACGGTTCCATATGGCTA
Above is a window of Montipora capricornis isolate CH-2021 chromosome 6, ASM3666992v2, whole genome shotgun sequence DNA encoding:
- the LOC138052768 gene encoding RYamide receptor-like gives rise to the protein MFNTTAGNSSHPYLCAELSCILTKGERNVIIVSLFAVAFVSLSGNIPILIVTLFSSKRRNSSNLATINLVISDILMTVFCVPFVTMDLYMFGFWVFGPAMCFLVTFVQNTAIQSALLNLLAITCEKFLAVRFPFHVRLRKRMVCRFMPVAWILAIAESIFHLSYRKHTKYENDFHCADNFPDFQAFQKKLIVKTVTFFCPLAVIIVLHSITVCSLLKGTNRTFQLRGSERDAFKNIPRKQRKQRKATKIILVTLISIVVCWGPFYVFNALLVWYHFSLRSSYIVYAVCAWLLYSHCFVFPLIYCFFTQKGRETVAICFLCLRTCRMPGYGSRGFGRQPSLRRCSAPAVGESRL